A single genomic interval of Plantibacter sp. Leaf314 harbors:
- a CDS encoding DUF4194 domain-containing protein, translating into MSIEPEPTHRESTEAPTDGALSAAPVATPDRPSDAESFALFEGDEGRLDAAQRRALVALLKHRYVSPALQPAEWRTILESEALLGSRLNELFLELQVDRSAEVAFKRQAGSESGRRPFPTLLHDTSYSREETILLVYLRTRLRTELANGARAAIVEHDELLGFVASFRPEHATDRARDDGRVERAIEKLLTARVLLRTKDARRHRIASVVETLLPLERLQELLEWLETQTPTADALQPEQEPDTPSGPGAAATDGDDDAEPDDTEPDDVASDTASRPGEDGR; encoded by the coding sequence ATGAGCATCGAACCGGAACCCACCCACCGCGAATCGACCGAGGCGCCGACCGACGGCGCCCTCAGCGCTGCCCCGGTCGCGACGCCGGACCGTCCCTCGGACGCCGAGTCGTTCGCGCTCTTCGAGGGCGACGAGGGTCGACTCGACGCCGCTCAGCGCCGCGCGCTGGTCGCCCTGCTGAAGCACCGGTACGTCAGCCCGGCACTGCAACCGGCCGAATGGCGGACCATCCTCGAGTCGGAGGCCCTGCTCGGCTCTCGGCTGAACGAGCTGTTCCTGGAACTCCAGGTCGATCGATCCGCCGAGGTCGCCTTCAAACGCCAGGCCGGCTCCGAGAGCGGGCGGCGGCCGTTCCCGACGCTGCTCCACGACACGAGCTACAGCCGTGAGGAGACGATCCTGCTCGTCTACCTGCGCACCCGGTTGCGCACCGAATTGGCGAACGGCGCCCGCGCCGCCATCGTCGAGCACGACGAACTCCTCGGCTTCGTCGCGAGCTTCCGACCCGAGCACGCCACCGACCGGGCCCGCGACGACGGCCGGGTGGAGCGCGCGATCGAGAAGCTGCTGACCGCCCGGGTGTTGCTCCGCACCAAGGACGCCCGTCGTCATCGCATCGCCTCCGTCGTCGAGACGCTCCTTCCGCTCGAACGCCTTCAGGAGCTGCTCGAGTGGTTGGAGACGCAGACGCCCACGGCCGATGCACTGCAACCCGAGCAGGAGCCGGACACGCCGTCCGGTCCGGGGGCAGCAGCCACCGATGGAGACGACGACGCCGAACCCGACGACACCGAGCCGGACGACGTGGCATCGGACACCGCATCACGACCAGGAGAGGACGGACGATGA